The Octopus sinensis unplaced genomic scaffold, ASM634580v1 Contig01925, whole genome shotgun sequence nucleotide sequence GAGCGAAGAGAATGGACGGAAGATAGACGGAAGATAGAAGAGTAGAGAAGGACGAATAGAGTGACGGGAGGGAAGgaagacacagacagaaagaaagagggaagacagagacaaggagagggagagagagagagagagagaataaaacaaaagaaagaaagaaagaaagaaagaaagaaagaaaaattatgggTTTCGAATTAGAGAAATTCGTGTCTACGGTGGAAGacgaaaaaaaatgtaaactCTGCTCGGGTGTTTTGGAAAATCCTCTTCGTACCCCGTGTGGGCATGTGTTCTGCTCTGGGTGTATTGTACCGTGGATCATTAGGAACGGTTCATGTCCGGAAAACTGTACTCCGGGTGTTTTTTTACGTCCGGAAAATCTCGAAGCGGTTGTTCCGTTACAACAATTGATATCCGATATGCAGGTAAAGTGTGAGTTTGCTGATCGCGGTTGTCCTTTGATAGTACCGCTAACCATGATGGTAAACCATTCCCAAAGTTGCGGTTACCGCCCGCTCTGCTGCCGTAATCCAGGTTGTTCGACCGTGGTTAACGCCCGCCATTTAACCACACACGAATTACACGAATGCGGGAGCCGCACCGTGGGCATATGCGACAAAGGGTGCGATCTTGTGCTGCAACAGAGATCGGTCGACTGTCACGAATGTGTGCAAGCCCTGAAGAGTCATATTGCCGAGAAGGAAGTGAGAAGTGGCGCTCTGGAGGCGGAGATGCGCCGCCTTCAGGCCAAGTTTACCAAGCGAGAGAAAACACTGCTTGAAGAGATTGCCCTGTTACACAGCGACGTGCAAATACAGGCTTTGAAATTCCAGCAGAAATTGAACCTCTATCGTCTCCAGTTGAATAACATCTCGCtattgaataacaacaacaataacaacaacaacaacaataacaacaataacaacaacaacaacaacagtagtgatATTAACGGCTATAACAACTACAAAGACAATAATAACTGCAAgcgtaataacaacaacatcaactttAGTAACAAATGTATTGGAACTAAAGACTACGAcgtcatcatcaccagcaacacCGGCGGCTGCTGTAGTAGCGGTAACAGTAGCAGCAACCACAACGGCGGCGGTGACAATAGTATCAAGGAAGCTAGCAGTGGAatcagtagtattagtagtagtagtagtagtagcagcagcagtagtagtagtggtagtagcggcagtagtagtggtggttgtgatactATCAGCagtaattgtagtagtggtagtagtggttgtcaATCTAACTACAACAGTgacgaacaacaacaaaaggtaagtttatacaaataatatatatgtatgtgtgtatatatgtatgtatatatgtatgtatatatgtgtgtaatatatatatatataatatatatatatatatatattatgtatatatatatatatatgtatatctatatatattatagagtatgtattatatatattatatctatatagattatatattatatatatatatatattatatataatatatattctgtacttatgtatatatatatatgatgtatatatatatatactatatatatatatatatatataatatatactatatatatatatatatatatatatatagtatgtatgtatatatatatatattatatagctttgttattgttattgttcgtgTTGTCATCTTTATTTAAACTTATTTTGCCGCTGGCAATTTTATTtactgtttgtgcgtgtgcgtgtgtgtggtgtgtgtgtgtggtttgtgtgtgtgtgtgtgtgtgtgtgtgtgtgtgtgttgttgttgtttttgttgtgttgttgtttctatGTCAagttatttatagaaaaaaaacaatttaacgcattaaactgaagaattacgcAATACGTTTTAGTAGAATACACGTTTATTTACAGTGTTAGAAGacagttgacagtgacttcgaaactTCGACTCGCTTGTTTTCATCGGACAGTCCGATAGAAGCAAGTCTACGaacacttcgaagtcactgtcgctCTCTTCTTGTAGAAGtttaataaatagatattgttgttgttgttgttgtcgttgttgttattgttggtgttgctgttgttgttcgtcTGAAGTGCTGTCCAGTACATTAATGTCCGGTGCACTGCGGCACCGTTAAACCTCGTCCTAAGTTCCTGGTTTCAAATCCCATGCGAGGGTCTCCGATTTACTTTTCGACCTTCCGAACGTCattaaaaataagtacctgtcataTGCTGGGCTCAATTTAACCAATCATACTCCACCCTAAAATAGAGTGTGACCTCCTACCTATGTCAGACTTCATTCGAAGTGGGCCCTAAATCTTCATGGCAACCCCTATGGTTGACTCTTATAAGAgtggatttttttcttgttttgttctttattattatttgaaaggtGGGTGGATGTGGCGAGGATGACCCGAGTGTCGTTCCCCCACACCTCAATTgagtattttgtttgttaatttttttgtttctctttccaaATTGTTACTCTTTCTTTGTTTACACGTTTTTATGTAAAACCCACTCTTTTGCTGTTTTCGTattattctgaatattttttgGCCCTtgcggccaataaagaaagaattgttattatttattgttatacttgttattattttgttgttgttattaatatcacTATGGCACTTGATATAAAGTgccacacacgtgcacacgcacacacacacattgtatgccCTTCTTGAAATGTAACCAGCATTTCGGCCCTTGTGGCAAATCCCAGATAGTATTATTGTTGCTGTAAAGTCAAagtcgtggaggcgcgtggcttagtggttagggtgtcagcatcatgatcttaagattgtggtttcgattcctggaccgggtgatgcgttgtgttcttgagcaaaacacttcatttcacgttactccagtccactctgctggcaaaaattagtaacgctgcgatgggctggcgtcccttcaagctggggggaacacatacgccatagaaaccgggaaaccggacccacgagcctggctaggctttaaaagggcgcatttatttattttaaaatcaaagtcAGAGGTATGACAGTGCATAATAATAACTATTCAGTCTCGTCGCCTTTGCATTCGGGGTTCAAATCTGACCGACACCAAAATTGTCACTCATCCGACCGCGGGTGAGAGAGTTGTGTTGTGTTTACTCTAGCAGGTACCAGTCATATATTAAAGAAGGGccattattttcatattgtaaACCCCTCCAACAACAAACCTGTGACCCCATGTTATTATACCAACCTGTTATTGTTGTCGATATTCTTGGGGGGGGGGTATTGTTTAGCCCCTGGTTGGCCTTGATCAAGTAGACTTATAATCACAGGTATACCTGTAGTTATTGTTAACTTTTATTCatgcagtgagttggcagaatcgatagcacgccgggcgaattgcatAGTGGCATtgcgtccgtctttaggttctgagatcaaattccattgagatcgactttgcctttaattttttcggggtcgataaattacgtacaaGTGGAATAGTGggttcgatgaaatcgactagtccccttcaaATCtagtgtctatagtagaaaggattattcttgtCGTTTTcgttgttattgattttgtttagcCCCACTTCGGCCCTGATCAAGTCAAGCCGACCTATGATCACAGGTGTTTCTGTTAGGATCATCAACCCATCATTCAACACCTCTACTCCATACACTACACACTCACAGGTCCCAGGACCACAATATCCAAAACTGTATGGTATGTGATTTAAGGtttgttttgactgctatttctagctggtcatcGACTTCATGCCTTCGAGGTTACAGCAGTAATGACTGGAACTGCAGAACGCTGAACTACTCAACATTATACAGTTCCGTCTCACTAAGTTCAGGGTTCGAATCCTTTTGAGTTTCACAGTAACACCCAAGGCCCGGGTAGAGGAAATAACTTTCAGTATGGTAACCTTCTAAAAAGTCGTCAGTGTTATTTTTTAACCCTAGGTCATCTCTCACCCGAGAAGATTTAAGATttaagatttatgatcaaagaagtTCCGGCAAAgaccatccctttttttttttgtacaaacaTGTGTCCGCAACATTACCTGATCCATGCTCTTCTTTCATATCAGGCAGTgttgagcaattttgagggtgatttggctgctacttctagctggATGaacgaccacatagaggctctctTGTTgattcactgttgttgttgttgtcgtcgtcatcatcgtcgtcgttgttgatgctgctgctgttgttgtttaaccccaaatcACGACACGTCTTTGTAGAGTCCCCACAAAAACAGAAAGGCTGTTGTTTGGTCCCAGGTCTATGATCAaacgcattccagccatgacagtcTCGTCTTTTCAAGAGTACATTATACAATGTACTCTCGCGATAATTAAGACAGTAAAGTGTGATCTGAGAGACATTCATTTGGTTGATACTTTTAGCAGGTCGACTGTTCACAAAGTGGTTTTCTCAATGTTgttgttctatgtatgtatatatgtatgcatgcatgtatgtgtgtacgcatgtatgtacgcatttagtatgcatgtctgtataacatgtatgcatatatacatgtgtgtgtgtgtacgtatgcacatggctgtgtggtaagaagcttgcttctaagccacatgcttttgggttcagtcccgctgcgtagcactttgggcaagtgtcttctaccattgcCTCGGCCCGACCGAAACCTTGAgagaggatttggttgacagaaactggaagaagcccatcgtgtgtgtatatatatatatatgtggggggggggttgataccccaccaccacttgacaaccggtgttggtatgtttacgtctccgtaacttagctggtcggcaaaagaggaccgatagaataagtactaagctttaaaaaaaataggacCTGGGGTCGAATtcctcgactaaaaaaaaaaaacaacgcttGATGACATTGTCCTAGCAGGGCCGCAgtaaaatgcctgaaacaagtaaaagataaaagatgtgtgtgcatgtgtgcgtgtgtgtgtgtgtgtgtgtgtgtctgtgtgtgtacaatcTCGCCCGCTGTGCATGGACTTTGTATAAGCATAGCCtgaacactcacacacgtacacgtacacacaagcacacgtgcgCCTCGTAAACAAGTGTTTTGCTGTCACCGTCTAACGCTGATAGAATATCGAACGAGCCACTGCTAGACATAGCGCTCAATCCATCTCCTGCCTACTgtttcataagaaaaaaaaagggaaggacacattagataatatacttCTGTATGCTCTGAAGTggacagcatggtcacagctgtCAAGCTACATCTGTCGGATTATAATTAACATAGAACTCATTAAAAACattagaagcacacacacacacgcacaccttgaccacacactcacaaagacgtacatatatacatacacacacattcatgcatacatacatacatacacacacgcacacacattcattcatgcatacatacatacatacataacgcgcGAATATTATCAGCTCTCTGGTTTCTACACACTcacagacttacacacatacacaaatccgTGTGTTTCAATTCATTGCGGGTACATATACTACTGTACACCTACtccacacatacaatacatataataaaGCACAAATACatggttttacacacacacacaactgcctAAATTGTTGTCGAACACACAGATACAGGAAGGAGTAAACCACTTCAGTGAATGAAAACAACGTGCTCTTTTGCGCGCGTCTTGGGTTTGTATGAGCCTATAAAATGTTCCCTACCTATCGCGGCTCTGCGTACgctgttctatatatgtatttctttactatcctatccacgaggggctaaacatagaggagacaaacaaggacagacaaagggattaagtcgattacatcgacccagtgcgaaactggtactttatttatcgaccccgagaagatgaaaggcaaagtcgacctcggtgcctGTCTGTGTTTTAGCTCTATGACACGactgtgcgcatgcgtgtgtgtgagtgtgtgtgtgtgtgtgtgtataacatcgACACAAAGGTCTAATTCGTGtctatgtagacatacacacgcgcgcgcacgcacacacacatacacacacacatatatatatataacaaaagctgttacttaagagtttcacgttcccgttcgtcgaacagttttgttctatattgacaaaactgtccgacgaacgggaacgtaaaactctgagtaacagcttgtgttatattttctgctgcttttaaataaagcatattacttactctacctctggtatttgagtactcttttttcccccttgtttcacatttatatgcttactccagtatacacacacacacacacacacacacacacacacacacacacacatatatatatatatatatatatatatagcaattttaCTTGGTCCACTCTGCTTGTTAATAATAAAGGGAGTGTATGAGAGcgagagcgtgtgtatgtgtacacacacacacacattctttctctcttatacacacacacactcttctctctctctatctcatacacacacactctctctttctcgctctctctctttcctctctctatctctctttttctttctttctctttctctctatctttctttctctctctctctcacacacacataaacgcgcgctcatacacacacatgttcacttatacacacacacatataaacgcgcgctcatacacacacatgttcacttatacacacacacatataaacgcgcgctcatacacacacatgttcacttatacacacacacatataaacgcgcgctcatacacacacatgttcacttatacacacacacatataaacgcgcgctcatacacacacatgttcacttatatacacatacacacacgcacccgtgCCTATGTGTTTCTCTATTGCAAGTCTATATACGCATATGCGTGCGCGGGATATACGTCTTTAAGTTTGTCAGTCGGCAGATATGCTACGGCGTTGGACAGAATGCTccgcaatatttatttattccggCTGCCTGCGCACAGAGCCCAAATTCTGCAGAGACCAGCTTTTGCATTCCGTCTTTTCACGCTCCATAAATGATATATCAACACCATTGGTGGTGCAGTGCTCTCACCCTCCAGCTGGTATATTTTCAACATTCCGGTGGATCAACGTTGGGATGTCTATGCCTGCTCGCGATTGCACCGGCGCctaaaaaaaattgctgaaaacTCCTTGCTTGGGAGTGACGGCTATGATATCTTTTGGTTTACTTTAAGGCGAGGTCGTGCAGCTGATGGAGTCTGTATGAACATTCATGTttataaccatgtggtttcgggttcagtgccAGGataccttttgagtgaatttcaTAGACGAAAATTGTGTGAAACTctgtgatatactcttttacttgtttcagtcatttgactgcggccatgctggagcaccgcctttagtcgagcaaatcgactccgggacttattctttgtaagcccagtacttattctatcggtctctttttgccgaaccgctaggtgacggagacgtaaacacaccagcatcggttgtcaagcaatgctaggggaacaaacacaaacacacaaacacatatatacatatatatacatatatacgacaggcttctttcagtttccgtctaccaaatccactcacaaggcattggtcggcccgggggctatagcagaagacacttgcccaagatgccacgcagtgggactgaacccggaaccatgtggttggttagcaagctacttaccacacagccactcctgcgcctacatctAGTtaattaatccctacacatttctttctccctccgttttttccgttttctttccattttccccCTCTCAAATCCCTTCTTTTGAAGAACTTAGGCTTGAAACGTCGAAGacgtttccattcttcccgagcgtcaaactaatacaccttcttgttgttctttcacctgtcttttgctttctgtaaatttgaactctgtgtgtgtgcgtgtgtgtgtgtgtatgtgtgtgtggtgtgtgtgtgttgtgtgtgtgtgtgtggtgtgtgtgtgtgtggtgtgtgtgttgtgtgtgtgtgtgtgtggtgtgtgtggtgtgtgtgtgtgtgtgtggggttgtgtggtgtgtgtggtgtgtgtatggtgtgtggtgtgtgtgtgtgtgtgtggtgtgtgtgtgtgtgtgtatgtgtgtgtgtgtgtgtgtgtgcggtgtgtgtgtgtgtgtatgtgtgtgtgtgtgtggtgtgtgtgtgtggtgtgtgtggtgtgtgtgtgtgctgtgtgtgtatgtgtgtgtgtggtgtatgtgtgtgtgtgtggtgtgtgtgtgtggtgtgtgtgtgtgtgtgtgtgtgtgtgtgtgttgtgtgtgtgtgtgtgtcttcgtgtatgTATtgctcctcacacacacacacacactcaaacacgctgCTTGATAACTGTTGTAGATTTGTTTGTCTCCGCAACCTATCGTTTCGgcaaagaaaccgatggaattagtactgggatcgatctgttCGATTTATACCCTTCAACGTGATACCCTAGCATGTCTGAAACGCAATATAAACGATATACCTATATGCACATCAACCTAtcgatccatccatacatgcacgcacatatacacatacacgtgtgcatgtgtgtctgtaatatgtatgtctgtgtgcacgcgCACGAACGAAGTACACTGCGTGCGAGAAAAGCAGCGTGTCCGTACGACGAGGTATGACGGAATACGTTGTGATGGGTATCAgtgatactcacagacacacacaaatgcacacgcatacacgagAGTATTTTGTGTGGAGATGATAATGATCGCGATGACGCCGACGACGAGGCCGATGGCgatattgatgatgttgatgatgatgatgatggcaaagatggggatgatggtgatgatgacgatgacaacgacgacgataatgatgatgacgacgacgaagtcGATGACGATGACGCCGAGGCGGACGATGATCAGGAGGCGAAGGAGGAGGGtgacggcgatgacgatgatggtgatgactaccATGATGGcgaagatggtgatgacgacgaccgacgacgatgatgttggttGTCAACatcgacgataatgatgatgattatgacgactaCCACAGCGACGTCGACCACTAccgcaacgacgacgacgacgacgaccaccaccactaccgcaacGACCACCAGCATTACCACGACGAACACCACCGCGACGACGACTAccacccactaccaccacgaccgccaccatcactaccgcaacgacgaccaccaccactaccgcgacgaccaccaccatcgacgaccaccactaccacgacgaaCACTACcgcgacgacgaccaccaccaccaccaccaccgcgacgaccaccaccaccaacactaccgcgacgaccaccactactaccgcaacgacgaccaccaccactacggcgacgaccaccaccaccgcgacgATAATCATGACGATAACGTTGATGAtagacaacgaaaattttaggaaaataaaaataagaaaaaagtggaaattttaccggtgattgtgttacattacaaggcacaaaaagaaaatgactctccccagacacaacaaaatatgcttcaacacacgaactcacataaagaatcttgtaaagcAAATCCCCAAACGAAGTTATTAGATTGTTGAACTTTTAGCGTGATGTTCTCGCTGTTGTAATTTGTGATGTTTCTTTTACGAGTGGATTTGTATGCAGGTTGGCCGCTGTTGCtgtcgtttagccccaggtcggcCAGAGCTGACGAGCAgtctatgatcaaaggtttttATATCTGTGAGGGATATAGGAGGGAGAGATTCAGGGAGACGCATGGT carries:
- the LOC115227123 gene encoding E3 ubiquitin-protein ligase PDZRN3-B-like; the encoded protein is MGFELEKFVSTVEDEKKCKLCSGVLENPLRTPCGHVFCSGCIVPWIIRNGSCPENCTPGVFLRPENLEAVVPLQQLISDMQVKCEFADRGCPLIVPLTMMVNHSQSCGYRPLCCRNPGCSTVVNARHLTTHELHECGSRTVGICDKGCDLVLQQRSVDCHECVQALKSHIAEKEVRSGALEAEMRRLQAKFTKREKTLLEEIALLHSDVQIQALKFQQKLNLYRLQLNNISLLNNNNNNNNNNNNNNNNNNNNSSDINGYNNYKDNNNCKRNNNNINFSNKCIGTKDYDVIITSNTGGCCSSGNSSSNHNGGGDNSIKEASSGISSISSSSSSSSSSSSSGSSGSSSGGCDTISSNCSSGSSGCQSNYNSDEQQQK